Proteins encoded by one window of Cyclobacteriaceae bacterium:
- a CDS encoding CTP synthase produces MSAAKYIFVTGGVTSSLGKGIISASLGKLLQARGFKVTIQKFDPYINIDPGTLNPYEHGECYVTNDGAETDLDLGHYERFLNVPTSQANNVTTGRIYNNVITKERQGEYLGKTVQVIPHITDEIKRNLYLLGESGDYDFIITEIGGSVGDIESLPFIEAVRQVRWDLGPNNALVIHLTLIPYLKAAKELKTKPTQHSVKELLSYGIQPDILVCRTEMPLPLDIRKKLALFCNVHLNSVIEAIDADTIYDVPILMRKEKLDERVLAKLKVQSKSEPDLEQWKDFLGKLKNPIEEVTIGLVGKYVTLPDAYKSIVEAFVHAGAQNDCRVNLKWISSEEIQKESVESIIKGLHGVLVAPGFGERGMEGKIEAIKFVREHKIPFFGICLGMQCAVIEFARHVVGLDGASSTELNPKTKHPVIDLMEAQKKITAKGGTMRLGAYTCKLKKGSKAANAYGETTIQERHRHRYEFNNAYLEQLEEAGLKPVGINPESNLVEVVELKDHPWFVGVQYHPELRSTVMNPHPLFVKFVEASVNYKKSTT; encoded by the coding sequence ATGTCGGCAGCTAAATACATCTTCGTTACGGGAGGGGTGACCTCATCCCTGGGAAAAGGAATCATTTCCGCCTCGTTAGGCAAGCTTTTGCAGGCCCGCGGCTTTAAGGTGACCATCCAAAAGTTCGATCCCTACATTAATATAGACCCCGGAACGCTTAACCCATATGAGCATGGGGAATGCTATGTGACCAATGATGGCGCTGAAACCGACCTTGATCTTGGGCATTACGAGCGCTTTCTGAATGTGCCCACCTCGCAGGCTAACAACGTAACAACCGGTCGCATTTATAACAACGTCATCACCAAGGAGCGCCAAGGCGAATACCTGGGCAAAACGGTTCAGGTGATTCCGCACATTACGGATGAAATCAAACGTAACCTGTATCTATTGGGCGAAAGCGGTGATTACGATTTCATCATCACTGAAATCGGTGGTTCGGTGGGTGACATTGAATCGCTTCCATTTATTGAGGCCGTGCGCCAGGTACGCTGGGATTTGGGACCCAACAACGCGTTGGTTATTCACCTGACGCTTATACCGTATTTGAAGGCCGCCAAGGAACTCAAAACAAAACCAACACAACACTCTGTCAAAGAGCTTCTCTCCTACGGTATACAGCCGGATATTCTGGTCTGTCGTACGGAAATGCCGTTGCCTTTGGATATTCGTAAAAAACTGGCGTTGTTCTGCAACGTACACCTGAATTCTGTTATCGAAGCCATTGATGCGGACACGATTTATGATGTACCTATTTTAATGAGAAAGGAAAAGCTGGATGAGCGCGTGCTCGCCAAGCTGAAAGTTCAAAGTAAATCCGAACCCGACCTGGAACAATGGAAAGACTTCTTAGGTAAACTCAAAAACCCGATTGAAGAAGTGACCATCGGATTGGTTGGGAAGTATGTTACACTTCCCGATGCCTATAAGTCCATTGTAGAAGCATTTGTCCATGCTGGTGCCCAGAACGATTGCCGTGTGAATCTAAAATGGATTTCATCGGAAGAGATTCAGAAAGAAAGTGTAGAGTCTATTATTAAAGGACTGCACGGTGTTTTGGTTGCGCCCGGTTTTGGAGAACGAGGTATGGAAGGAAAAATTGAAGCGATCAAATTTGTACGCGAACATAAAATTCCATTCTTCGGTATTTGTTTGGGGATGCAGTGTGCGGTGATTGAATTTGCGCGCCATGTTGTCGGACTGGATGGCGCAAGCTCAACGGAGCTGAATCCGAAAACCAAACATCCGGTTATCGACCTGATGGAGGCACAGAAGAAAATTACAGCCAAAGGCGGAACGATGCGACTGGGTGCATATACCTGTAAGCTTAAAAAAGGAAGCAAAGCTGCGAATGCGTATGGTGAAACCACCATTCAGGAGCGTCATCGCCATCGCTATGAATTTAACAATGCGTACCTCGAACAACTGGAAGAAGCCGGATTAAAACCGGTTGGTATAAATCCGGAATCGAACCTGGTGGAAGTGGTTGAACTAAAAGATCATCCATGGTTTGTTGGCGTTCAATACCACCCTGAATTGCGCAGTACCGTAATGAATCCGCACCCGTTGTTTGTGAAATTTGTGGAGGCTTCCGTGAACTATAAAAAATCGACTACTTAA